Proteins from a single region of Anastrepha ludens isolate Willacy chromosome 5, idAnaLude1.1, whole genome shotgun sequence:
- the LOC128865252 gene encoding putative inorganic phosphate cotransporter: MTQPEWGIKFSRFFFVPQRVILSIMGFFAMLNAYTMRVSLSVAITELVVKKNQTDDGSDVAICAADSIDSGSSSSGIYEWSEELQGYILSSFYIGYIVTHIPGGLLAEKFGGKWTLSLGILSTAFFTVITPLAIIHGGANWLIVVRILMGIGEGTTFPALSVLLAQWVPVKERGKLGALVLGGGQVGTILGNLISGLLLDAYDWPVVFYFFGGIGIIWFIIFTFLCYSDPTTHPFIKPSEKEYLTKHMGTIGRNKNLPPTPWKAILTSLPMWALISAQIGHDWGFYIMVTDLPKYMSDVLRFSIKSNGLYSSLPYAMMWLFSLGSGFVGDVLITRKIMSITNVRKMMTGLAAFGPAIFMVAASYAGCDRVTVVILFTIAMGLMGAFYAGMKLTPLDLSPNYAGTLMAITNGIGAVTGVISPSLVGLMTPNATLLEWRLVFWVAFGVLVVTAFVYVIWASGEVQHFNDPPQKIDFEAAEKEKTADGANNERYEAQEKTDKL, translated from the exons TTTTCTTTGTGCCACAGCGCGTGATCCTCTCGATCATGGGCTTCTTCGCCATGCTTAACGCATATACGATGCGTGTTTCTTTGTCGGTGGCTATTACCGAGCTGGTGGTGAAGAAGAATCAGACAGATGATGGCAGTGATGTGGCCATATGTGCAGCCGATAGCATAGATTCAGGATCAAGC TCTAGCGGTATATACGAGTGGTCGGAGGAATTACAGGGTTACATCCTATCATCCTTCTACATTGGTTACATCGTGACGCATATACCTGGTGGTCTATTGGCTGAGAAATTTGGTGGTAAATGGACGCTCAGTCTGGGTATACTTTCAACGGCATTCTTCACCGTGATTACGCCACTTGCCATTATTCATGGTGGCGCCAATTGGCTCATCGTTGTGCGTATTTTGATGGGTATTGGTGAGGGTACCACTTTCCCGGCATTGAGTGTACTCTTGGCCCAATGGGTACCGGTGAAGGAGCGCGGCAAATTGGGTGCACTCGTATTGGGTGGTGGACAAGTGGGCACAATTTTGGGTAATCTTATATCTGGTCTATTGCTAGATGCTTACGACTGGCCTGTGGTATTTTACTTCTTCGGTGGCATCGGCATTATATGGTTCATTATCTtc ACATTCCTCTGCTACAGCGATCCGACAACACATCCATTCATTAAGCCCAGCGAGAAGGAATATCTTACCAAGCATATGGGTACAATTGGACGCAACAAGAATCTGCCACCCACACCATGGAAAGCTATATTGACCAGTTTGCCAATGTGGGCATTGATTTCTGCACAAATCGGTCACGATTGGGGCTTCTATATTATGGTTACAGATTTGCCCAAATACATGTCCGACGTTTTGCGATTCTCCATCAAATCTAACGGTCTATACTCTTCGCTGCCATACGCCATGATGTGGCTCTTTTCACTGGGTTCAGGCTTCGTTGGTGATGTGTTGATTACACGCAAGATTATGAGCATCACGAACGTACGTAAAATGATGACTGGTTTAG CTGCCTTTGGTCCAGCGATCTTTATGGTTGCCGCTTCATACGCTGGTTGTGATCGTGTCACAGTCGTCATACTTTTCACCATTGCCATGGGTCTCATGGGCGCTTTCTATGCGGGTATGAAGCTGACACCACTTGACTTGAGCCCCAACTATGCGGGTACATTGATGGCGATCACCAATGGTATTGGTGCGGTTACGGGTGTGATTTCGCCATCCTTGGTGGGCTTGATGACACCAAAT GCTACACTGCTCGAATGGCGTCTCGTGTTCTGGGTTGCCTTCGGTGTTCTCGTCGTCACCGCCTTTGTCTATGTTATCTGGGCGTCGGGTGAAGTGCAGCATTTCAACGATCCACCACAAAAGATTGATTTCGAAGCTGCAGAGAAGGAGAAAACAGCTGATGGCGCAAATAACGAACGTTATGAAGCGCAAGAGAAAACCGATAAGCTGTGA